From a single Acidobacteriota bacterium genomic region:
- a CDS encoding SDR family oxidoreductase — protein MKVLIFGGSGMLGHKLVQALGEVFDVKYTLRGSFDSVRRFGFLPQESCIENVDVTSENAVRETLQNVLPDVVINAVGVIKQKPSASDVITTLETNSIFPQRLAALSAKYGFRLITVSTDCVFAGTRGMYREIDAPDALDLYGQSKHWGEVTAANCLTVRTSIIGRELSAGHSLVEWFLGNEGSKVKGFRKAIYSGFPTIVFADIIRGLIAEQSELSGLYHVSSDPINKFELLQLVGQAYSREIEIVPDDDFEIDRSLDSSVFRSLTGFAPPDWPEMVRSMAEDPTPYDKWK, from the coding sequence ATGAAGGTTCTAATTTTCGGCGGTTCGGGAATGCTAGGGCATAAGCTTGTTCAAGCGTTAGGTGAGGTATTTGACGTAAAGTACACCCTGCGTGGCAGCTTTGATTCAGTGCGTCGCTTCGGCTTTCTTCCACAGGAAAGCTGCATCGAGAATGTAGATGTAACGTCGGAAAATGCGGTGCGCGAAACATTGCAAAATGTCCTTCCCGACGTTGTAATCAACGCAGTCGGGGTGATCAAGCAAAAGCCCTCTGCCTCAGACGTTATTACGACCCTTGAAACAAATTCGATCTTTCCGCAACGGCTTGCGGCGTTAAGCGCCAAATATGGGTTCCGGTTGATCACGGTCTCGACCGACTGCGTTTTCGCAGGAACCCGGGGAATGTATCGTGAAATCGACGCCCCCGATGCACTCGACCTATACGGACAAAGCAAGCATTGGGGCGAGGTCACCGCAGCAAATTGCCTTACGGTCCGGACTTCGATCATTGGCCGGGAGCTTTCAGCGGGCCACAGCCTCGTTGAGTGGTTTCTGGGAAATGAGGGAAGCAAAGTAAAGGGTTTTCGAAAGGCGATCTATTCCGGCTTTCCAACTATAGTCTTTGCCGATATAATCAGGGGTTTGATCGCAGAACAGTCCGAACTTTCTGGCCTTTATCACGTTTCGAGCGACCCGATAAACAAGTTCGAGTTGCTCCAACTTGTTGGGCAAGCATATTCACGCGAAATTGAGATCGTGCCTGATGATGACTTTGAGATCGACCGTAGCCTTGATTCGAGCGTTTTTCGGTCGCTGACGGGCTTCGCTCCTCCGGATTGGCCGGAAATGGTCAGGTCGATGGCTGAAGACCCGACACCATACGATAAATGGAAATGA
- a CDS encoding glycosyltransferase, whose protein sequence is MKICFIERLEADTPSIERVFDTLTTELRSLDVECVRQKLPYGNRFLDVLRNLLRFKPEPADIYHIAGHINYIALRLPPAKTIQTVHDLGILELRSGLRKKVLQWLFFKGPSRRARKTVAISDATRRSLAQIADVDVQSIAVIPNPVPPGYARRPKSLGQPPRVLQIGTAPHKNLERTASALSGMKVHFRVIGRLSNAQRAHLENETPDHSNIEFVDDSSMMKEYEAADIVAFCSLFEGFGMPIIETQAIGRPLVTSDRSPMKDVAGKGAVLVDPESIESIRQGVASLLSSPELMLELGDLGAENAGQYRVEAVAERYLELYNEMMNGEKP, encoded by the coding sequence ATGAAGATCTGCTTCATCGAACGCCTGGAGGCTGACACGCCCAGCATCGAGCGGGTATTCGACACTCTAACAACCGAACTTCGCTCGCTAGACGTAGAATGCGTGCGGCAGAAACTCCCATACGGAAATCGATTTCTTGACGTACTTCGCAACTTACTACGCTTCAAGCCCGAGCCAGCGGATATTTATCATATTGCAGGGCACATAAATTACATCGCGCTCAGATTGCCCCCGGCGAAAACGATCCAGACCGTACACGACCTCGGCATCCTCGAACTGCGAAGCGGGCTCCGCAAAAAAGTGTTGCAGTGGCTTTTTTTCAAAGGTCCGTCCCGTCGGGCGAGAAAGACGGTCGCGATCTCGGATGCGACACGACGGTCTCTCGCCCAGATCGCCGACGTTGACGTCCAGTCGATCGCGGTAATTCCAAATCCAGTTCCGCCGGGGTATGCTCGGCGGCCGAAATCTCTGGGTCAACCGCCGCGTGTACTACAGATCGGCACGGCACCGCACAAGAATCTTGAAAGAACTGCGAGTGCTCTGAGCGGGATGAAAGTTCACTTTCGCGTGATCGGCAGACTCTCAAATGCTCAGCGAGCTCACCTAGAAAACGAGACGCCGGACCACTCAAATATTGAGTTTGTTGATGACAGCTCGATGATGAAAGAATACGAAGCTGCGGATATTGTTGCGTTTTGCTCTCTCTTTGAGGGCTTTGGAATGCCGATAATCGAGACCCAGGCCATTGGGCGTCCCCTCGTCACGAGTGATCGAAGTCCGATGAAAGACGTAGCCGGGAAAGGCGCGGTCTTGGTTGATCCTGAAAGTATTGAAAGTATTCGACAGGGGGTTGCGAGCCTTCTATCGAGTCCAGAATTGATGTTAGAACTAGGCGACCTTGGCGCAGAAAATGCCGGACAATATCGCGTCGAAGCCGTCGCTGAGCGGTATCTAGAGCTCTATAACGAGATGATGAATGGCGAAAAGCCTTAA